A single Mercenaria mercenaria strain notata chromosome 9, MADL_Memer_1, whole genome shotgun sequence DNA region contains:
- the LOC123546379 gene encoding protein FAM136A-like: MEDISYRVQNEATKVFTELDKEVLRKMQGDMHRCSANCCDNKTAGIDDVQKCIENCAGPLTRAQNFMQQEVENFQNRLNRCAMDCQDKVRDKMTTNISETQRLQLGQEMESCVKKCADDHIRKLPELSKKLKSNISSMK; encoded by the exons ATGGAGGACATCAGTTATCGCGTGCAAAATGAAGCAACTAAAGTATTTACGGAATTAGATAAAGAAGTTCTGCGTAAAATGCAG GGTGACATGCACAGATGTAGCGCAAATTGTTGTGATAATAAAACTGCTGGTATAGATGATGTACAGAAATGTATAGAAAACTGTGCAGGACCCTTAACTCGAGCACAGAATTTCATGCAACAAGAAGTAGAGAACTTtcag AATCGGTTGAATAGATGTGCTATGGATTGTCAGGACAAAGTACGAGACAAAATGACGACAAATATCTCAGAGACACAGCGCTTACAGTTAGGTCAAGAGATGGAATCCTGTGTAAAAAAGTGTGCAGATGATCACATAAGGAAATTACCAGAACTGTCTAAGAAATTGAAGTCTAATATAAGTAGTATGAAATAG